The proteins below are encoded in one region of Streptomyces roseirectus:
- a CDS encoding type 1 glutamine amidotransferase domain-containing protein: protein MAKILFLMTAADHWTLADGTTHPTGFWAEEAVVPYEAFLAAGHEVTVATPGGAVSPVDQNSLDSDEIKAALEKATGLREPIALTDVRLEDYDAVYVPGGHGPMEDLAVDTDSGALLTGAVTSGKLVGVVCHGPAALLAAVKDDGVNAFAGYRVAAFTNEEERIGGFADKAKWLLQDRLTEAGLQVDARAPWAPHTVADRNVLTGQNPASSGPLAAEMIKHLG from the coding sequence ATGGCGAAGATCCTGTTCCTGATGACCGCCGCCGACCACTGGACGCTGGCCGACGGCACCACCCACCCGACCGGCTTCTGGGCGGAGGAGGCGGTCGTGCCCTACGAGGCGTTCCTCGCCGCCGGCCACGAGGTCACCGTCGCCACCCCGGGCGGCGCCGTCTCCCCGGTCGATCAGAACAGCCTCGACTCCGACGAGATCAAGGCCGCCCTGGAGAAGGCGACGGGGCTGCGCGAGCCGATCGCCCTCACGGACGTCCGCCTGGAGGACTACGACGCCGTGTACGTCCCCGGCGGGCACGGTCCGATGGAGGACCTTGCCGTCGACACCGACTCCGGCGCGCTGCTGACCGGCGCGGTCACCTCCGGCAAGCTCGTCGGCGTCGTCTGCCACGGCCCCGCGGCGCTCCTCGCGGCCGTGAAGGACGACGGCGTCAACGCCTTCGCGGGCTACCGCGTCGCCGCGTTCACCAACGAGGAGGAGCGCATCGGGGGGTTCGCCGACAAGGCGAAGTGGCTGCTCCAGGACCGGCTGACGGAGGCCGGCCTCCAGGTGGACGCCCGCGCGCCGTGGGCCCCGCACACCGTCGCCGACCGCAATGTCCTGACGGGGCAGAACCCGGCGTCCTCGGGGCCGCTGGCGGCGGAGATGATCAAGCACCTGGGCTGA
- a CDS encoding glycosyltransferase family 39 protein, whose translation MTRRSSGAATVEIVVPVHNEERALPGCVRTLHARLCDELPYTWRITVADNASTDTTLAVARDLAEELPGVGVVHLDRKGRGLALRTVWGASDAEIVVYMDVDLSTGLDGLLPLIAPLASGHSDLAIGSRLAPGSRTVRGPRRELVSRCYNALVHLTHGARFTDAQCGFKAARTEVLRPLLAKTEDDAWFFDTELLLLAEHNGLRIHEVPVDWVEDIDTRVDVVSTAADDLKGLWRMARLKASGAARVPVPARPGPAAEHPDAVLAPDTSRSQLTWQVGCFAAVGVASTAGQALLYWTLRTWWAPAVANFVSLLVLTLLNTEANRRLTFRHSGTGAGRAHLGAGALFLVGYLVTSAAVLVFRDAVPDASTGEETLVLAVASVLVTGVRFLVLRLAVFRPRTLDPPPSDPRTVPAMTHTTEVPSGTATGRALPDRAAPAALTAILLLAALLYGWALGSLGWGNGYYAAAVKSMGQSWTNFLFGSFDPAGVVTIDKPPAALWPQVVSSKVFGLHGWALILPQVLEGVAAVFVLHRTVRRWAGEGTALLAALVMTLTPITVAINRNTNPDPLLVLFLVGAAYALTRALQAEPGRRSTWWLCASGFLIGCGFFTKMTAAWMVLPAFAAAWLAGAGGTWLARTGRLLTAGAVCAVSSLWWIAVTAWWPGDRPYIGSSTDGGAWDLVTGYNGLGRVFGGDTGGGSGNNLGAFLGGEPGPLRLFNDQVAGQIAWLLPASGVALAVAVTGAVLRRRGSTSAGQALPAAGWVLWGTWLLVCGLVFSTQEGTFHAYYTTQLTPAVAALSAGLVTALVRAHRAGARWALPVGAGTVLVTVAWTVAVIRRVPSWHGWLGWVVAALGVAAVGVLALAVRRPRLAAAGVGGVLLAVLFAPGAWAVSVPAGSGPTVGAAPPTAGPASSGARMPGAGGGLPQGFGMPVGKGMPEGGGGPGGGGPGAGSGDGGAPGAGSGGSGSLSGRPGGSGGTEGSGSGEAGAGGSGKAGALGETGGSGTAGVSGGPAGFGGTTLTPAQRRILTYVTDRSEGTRIALAVDSGAMASAAYILNTDATIIGMGGFLGIDDAPSVRQLEKWTAAGELRYVLDPADGGLGARLGGEDSPVAERSKWLTAHCAVVPPREYGGSADGTTLYDCAPRTRTG comes from the coding sequence ATGACGCGGAGATCCAGTGGCGCGGCGACCGTCGAGATCGTCGTCCCGGTCCACAACGAGGAAAGGGCGCTTCCCGGCTGCGTCCGCACCCTCCACGCCCGGCTGTGCGACGAACTGCCCTACACGTGGCGGATCACCGTCGCCGACAACGCCAGCACCGACACGACCCTCGCCGTGGCCCGCGACCTCGCCGAGGAACTGCCCGGCGTCGGGGTCGTCCACCTCGACCGCAAGGGGCGCGGCCTCGCGCTGCGGACGGTGTGGGGCGCGAGCGACGCCGAGATCGTCGTCTACATGGACGTCGACCTCTCCACCGGCCTCGACGGGCTGCTGCCCCTCATCGCGCCCCTGGCCAGCGGCCACTCCGACCTGGCCATCGGCAGCCGGCTCGCGCCCGGCTCGCGGACCGTGCGCGGGCCGCGCCGGGAGCTGGTCTCCCGCTGCTACAACGCCCTCGTCCACCTCACCCACGGCGCGCGTTTCACCGACGCGCAGTGCGGCTTCAAGGCCGCGCGGACCGAGGTGCTGCGCCCGCTGCTGGCGAAGACCGAGGACGACGCCTGGTTCTTCGACACCGAACTGCTGCTGCTCGCCGAGCACAACGGGCTGCGCATCCACGAGGTGCCCGTCGACTGGGTGGAGGACATCGACACCCGCGTCGACGTCGTCTCGACCGCCGCCGACGACCTCAAGGGGCTGTGGCGGATGGCCCGCCTCAAGGCGTCCGGCGCCGCCCGTGTCCCCGTGCCGGCCCGCCCGGGACCGGCCGCCGAACATCCGGACGCCGTCCTCGCGCCCGACACCAGCCGCTCCCAGCTCACCTGGCAGGTCGGCTGCTTCGCCGCCGTCGGCGTCGCCTCGACCGCCGGGCAGGCGCTCCTGTACTGGACGCTGCGCACGTGGTGGGCGCCGGCCGTCGCCAACTTCGTCTCGCTGCTGGTGCTGACGCTGCTGAACACCGAGGCCAACCGCCGGCTCACCTTCCGCCACTCCGGGACGGGCGCCGGGCGCGCCCACCTCGGTGCCGGTGCCCTGTTCCTGGTCGGCTACCTCGTCACGTCGGCGGCCGTCCTGGTCTTCCGCGACGCCGTGCCGGACGCGTCGACGGGCGAGGAGACCCTGGTCCTCGCCGTCGCCTCGGTGCTGGTGACCGGCGTCCGCTTCCTGGTGCTGCGGCTGGCCGTGTTCCGCCCGCGCACCCTGGACCCGCCTCCCTCAGATCCGAGAACGGTTCCTGCCATGACCCACACCACCGAGGTGCCGTCGGGCACCGCCACCGGCCGCGCCCTGCCGGACCGGGCCGCCCCCGCCGCGCTGACGGCGATCCTGCTGCTGGCCGCGCTCCTGTACGGCTGGGCGCTCGGCTCCCTGGGCTGGGGCAACGGCTACTACGCGGCCGCCGTGAAGTCGATGGGGCAGAGCTGGACGAACTTCCTGTTCGGCTCCTTCGACCCGGCCGGAGTCGTCACCATCGACAAACCGCCCGCCGCGCTGTGGCCGCAGGTCGTCAGCAGCAAGGTGTTCGGGCTGCACGGCTGGGCGCTGATCCTGCCGCAGGTCCTCGAGGGCGTCGCCGCCGTGTTCGTCCTGCACCGGACGGTACGGCGCTGGGCCGGTGAGGGCACGGCCCTCCTCGCCGCCCTCGTGATGACCCTGACGCCCATCACCGTCGCCATCAACCGCAACACCAACCCCGACCCCCTGCTGGTGCTGTTCCTGGTCGGCGCCGCGTACGCGCTGACCCGCGCCCTCCAGGCCGAGCCGGGCCGGCGCTCCACGTGGTGGCTGTGCGCGAGCGGCTTCCTGATCGGGTGCGGGTTCTTCACCAAGATGACGGCGGCCTGGATGGTGCTGCCGGCGTTCGCCGCCGCCTGGCTGGCCGGGGCGGGCGGCACCTGGCTCGCGCGGACCGGGCGGCTGCTCACCGCCGGCGCGGTGTGCGCCGTCTCCTCGCTGTGGTGGATCGCGGTGACCGCCTGGTGGCCGGGCGACCGGCCGTACATCGGCAGCAGCACCGACGGCGGCGCCTGGGACCTGGTGACCGGGTACAACGGGCTCGGCCGGGTCTTCGGAGGGGACACCGGGGGCGGCAGCGGGAACAACCTCGGCGCGTTCCTCGGGGGCGAGCCGGGTCCGCTTCGGCTGTTCAACGACCAGGTGGCCGGGCAGATCGCCTGGCTGCTGCCGGCGAGCGGCGTCGCGCTGGCCGTCGCCGTGACGGGCGCGGTGCTGCGGCGACGCGGCAGCACGTCCGCCGGTCAGGCGCTGCCGGCGGCCGGGTGGGTGCTCTGGGGGACCTGGCTGCTCGTGTGCGGGCTGGTGTTCTCCACGCAGGAGGGCACGTTCCACGCCTACTACACGACCCAACTCACGCCCGCCGTCGCCGCGTTGAGTGCCGGGCTGGTCACGGCGCTGGTCCGGGCGCACCGGGCCGGGGCGCGGTGGGCGCTGCCGGTCGGGGCGGGGACCGTCCTGGTGACCGTGGCGTGGACGGTGGCGGTGATCCGCCGGGTGCCGTCCTGGCACGGGTGGCTGGGCTGGGTGGTGGCCGCGCTGGGGGTGGCCGCCGTGGGGGTGCTGGCCCTGGCGGTGCGCAGGCCCCGGCTGGCGGCGGCCGGTGTGGGCGGGGTGCTGCTGGCGGTGCTGTTCGCGCCGGGCGCCTGGGCGGTGAGCGTGCCGGCCGGGTCGGGGCCGACGGTGGGCGCGGCGCCTCCCACGGCGGGGCCGGCGTCCTCCGGCGCGCGGATGCCGGGAGCCGGCGGGGGGTTGCCGCAGGGGTTCGGGATGCCCGTCGGCAAGGGTATGCCGGAGGGGGGCGGCGGTCCGGGGGGCGGCGGTCCAGGGGCCGGATCCGGTGACGGGGGTGCCCCGGGGGCCGGCTCCGGCGGGAGCGGCAGCTTGAGCGGACGTCCGGGCGGCTCCGGCGGAACGGAGGGCTCCGGCTCCGGTGAGGCAGGGGCAGGGGGCTCCGGCAAGGCGGGCGCCCTCGGTGAAACGGGAGGCTCCGGCACGGCGGGCGTCTCCGGCGGGCCGGCCGGCTTCGGCGGCACCACCCTCACCCCCGCCCAGCGCAGGATCCTCACCTACGTCACGGACCGCTCCGAAGGCACCCGCATCGCCCTCGCGGTCGACAGCGGAGCCATGGCCTCGGCCGCCTACATCCTCAACACCGACGCCACGATCATCGGCATGGGCGGCTTCCTCGGCATCGACGACGCCCCCTCCGTACGACAACTGGAGAAGTGGACCGCCGCCGGGGAACTCCGCTACGTCCTGGACCCGGCGGACGGCGGCCTCGGCGCCCGGCTGGGCGGCGAGGACAGCCCCGTCGCCGAACGGTCGAAGTGGCTCACCGCGCACTGCGCCGTAGTCCCTCCACGGGAGTACGGCGGGAGTGCGGACGGCACGACCCTGTACGACTGCGCCCCCAGGACCCGCACCGGGTGA
- a CDS encoding sensor histidine kinase, whose amino-acid sequence MSGIVPVRQVQRFLTRRPPSLVLLDSALAALLCVGLLWADAVSGAHRAVGAELVLRTAGIVFAALAVAVRRRAPRLSFAVASLCAFVVAALGGAPQVSVCVAVTAYTTAGIAEYAFWWVRPGVSGLLMAAGVAIGRVSSGWVAVMFANVAIICVGWFAGLAAREHRNRLLATAEQEAERERQHAAQIRQAAIDERLVIARELHDIVAHSMSLIAVRAGVARVVMNSDPAQVAETLGIVETTTRQALHEMRLLVEVLRHEHAVDPSLTPTPGLADTAALADQIRSAGIDLSLDVQGTARRLPAAVDLSAYRIAQEALTNVVRHAGPTQAALRIEYRPEDVVIEVTDSGPAEPHRRRHHPALRSAEPVTGTAGTSGTAGHGLIGMRERAALFDGYLRAGPHGSGFRVQALLRTGDASPVTAAAVPADGTS is encoded by the coding sequence GTGTCCGGCATCGTTCCCGTACGACAGGTCCAGAGATTCCTCACCAGGAGACCGCCGTCCCTGGTCCTCCTCGACTCCGCGCTCGCCGCGCTGCTGTGCGTCGGCCTGCTCTGGGCGGACGCCGTCAGCGGCGCCCACCGCGCCGTCGGCGCCGAACTGGTGCTGCGGACGGCGGGCATCGTCTTCGCGGCGCTCGCCGTCGCCGTCCGCAGGCGGGCGCCGCGCCTGTCGTTCGCGGTGGCGTCGCTGTGCGCCTTCGTGGTCGCCGCGCTCGGCGGCGCGCCCCAGGTCTCGGTCTGCGTCGCCGTCACCGCCTACACCACGGCCGGGATCGCGGAGTACGCGTTCTGGTGGGTGCGCCCCGGTGTCTCCGGGCTGCTGATGGCCGCCGGGGTCGCCATCGGGCGGGTCTCCTCCGGCTGGGTGGCGGTCATGTTCGCCAACGTCGCCATCATCTGCGTCGGCTGGTTCGCCGGCCTCGCGGCCCGGGAACACCGCAACCGGCTCCTTGCCACCGCCGAGCAGGAGGCCGAGCGCGAGCGGCAGCACGCCGCCCAGATCCGGCAGGCCGCCATCGACGAACGCCTGGTCATCGCCCGTGAACTGCACGACATCGTCGCGCACTCGATGAGCCTCATCGCGGTGCGCGCCGGGGTCGCGCGCGTGGTGATGAACAGCGACCCGGCGCAGGTCGCGGAGACCCTGGGCATCGTCGAGACCACCACCCGCCAGGCCCTGCACGAGATGCGGCTGCTCGTCGAGGTGCTGCGCCACGAGCACGCCGTCGACCCCTCCCTCACCCCCACCCCCGGGCTCGCCGACACGGCCGCGCTGGCCGACCAGATCCGCAGCGCCGGCATCGACCTGAGCCTCGACGTCCAGGGGACGGCGCGCCGGCTCCCCGCCGCGGTGGACCTGTCGGCGTACCGCATCGCGCAGGAGGCGCTGACCAACGTCGTGCGCCACGCGGGTCCCACCCAGGCCGCCCTGCGCATCGAGTACCGCCCCGAGGACGTCGTCATCGAGGTCACCGACAGCGGGCCCGCCGAGCCGCACCGCCGCCGGCACCATCCCGCGCTGCGCTCCGCCGAGCCCGTCACCGGCACCGCCGGCACCTCCGGCACCGCCGGGCACGGGCTGATCGGCATGCGCGAGCGGGCCGCCCTGTTCGACGGCTACCTGCGCGCCGGCCCGCACGGCAGCGGCTTCCGGGTGCAGGCCCTCCTGCGCACCGGTGACGCAAGCCCCGTGACAGCCGCGGCCGTGCCCGCGGACGGGACCTCGTGA